From the genome of Euwallacea similis isolate ESF13 chromosome 26, ESF131.1, whole genome shotgun sequence:
GCCTTCAAAGTATGGGGTAGTGGTATATGATGAcaaaaaatgcattgaaagttttattgagaaaccacaagaatttatttcaaataaaatcaatgCTGGCTTATATGTCTTGAATCCAAGTGTAATTGATAGAATAGAGCTGCGCCCCACTTCAATTGAAAAAGAAGTGTTTCCATCCATGGCCAAAGACAAGGAACTTTATGCATTTGATCTGGAAGGCTTCTGGATGGATGTGGGGCAACCTAAGGACTTTTTAACTGGCATGTGCTTGTATTTGAAGCATTTGCGGAGCATTGAACCTGATAAACTTTATAATGGACCTGGAGTAATTGGTAAGAAAAACACATTTCCGCACTGATATAGATTTAAAGGTATTTGTATCAGGTAATGTACTTGTGCACCACACagcaaaaattggaaaaagttgTCAAATAGGACCCAATGTAACAATTGGCCCAGGTGTTGTTATTGAAGATGGAGTATGTATTAAAAGGACAACAATACTGAGAGATGCAATCATAAAATCCAATACTTGGCTTGAAAGTTGCATTGTAGGGTGGAAGTGCACAGTGGGGCAGTGGGTGAGAATGGAGGGTATTACAGTTTTAGGGGAGGATGTAATTGTTAAAGATGAAACCTATATAAATGGAGGACAAGTACTTCCGCATAAAAACATTGGGGATTCAGTGAGAATGCCTCAAATTATTATGTGATGGACATGTGTAATTGTTTTCCATATGAAGATTTTCAGATATTACATAAATCTAGATTGGATTAATCTTCATCAGCTGATTGTCAGCCAATTGGTTGAAAACATCTGTCGATAGGGATCAATTTAACATAAATCTGCATTTCTTAAAAGGACAAATTATGCATGTGAATTACAATATGTATTGTAAAACTTAAATCAGGTACTATCTGAAGTAAGTATGTAACACCACAGTAGTTTTCAATTTGTAtcagttaataatttatagtttaaaCAACTAGAGAGCTACTGTGCTAGTccataaatttaagtaaaaagtaTTGTGTGCAACTGAAAATTGGGcatatttctaatatttatattataatcaTTTCTTGACTAACAAAACCGATTTTATTTCCACTTACTGCGTCAGATTTCCAGGCCtgattttttgtatattgCGCATCAACTAACTCAGGATTTTCCCTTGAAAGCAAAACTAAAGCATCCCTCTCAGAGCATGTTCTAGATCCGCGAAAAAATCCTTTCAACTGCTTATCCTcccattttgttttattacctAAAGATCCTAATTTCTCTCTATGAATATCCCAACGGCCTGAAAATCCCAACTTAGAACCTCAAACAACAATAAGGTAAGTGCTTTGTACCTATGCCTTGAGGATAGAGGCTAATAGCAGGCCCCCCTTCCCAGAAGGCCCAGGCTGGGTACATAATATCATTATACTCTGGGGTTTTGCTAAATGAAAATACTGGTCCTGAAAACCCATAATTCTTGTGGATTTGTGGCCAATCTCTAGTGTTCACAATAAACTCCATATTGGGCATTTCAGAAATAGattcaagcaaaaaatgcTCCACCCCATTACATCTACTTGGAAACATACAATTGCGCTCTCGATATAATTTGTGATCAATAATTTGATACTTCGTCCCTCTGCAATAGTCATTAAAAAGAAGTGTTTTGAAGTTATATTTGATTCACAGACTTGGTCTTAACATTCTGAATGAGACTCTCGGATATTCCCTTCTTAAACATCCTGAAATCTTGAGATATTACTGGAGCATGGCAGTTACAATGATTAGTGTTGCAGGGCTTATACATATGCTTGGCGTCTTGGATAaggttcaaatattttttatatttgacgTTAGCTTCTAGAAGCAGCGTTCATAcgcataaatttaattctaaaactaGGAGAAAAGCCTACCTTTTGTATACTTGTTGAGTTTTTCTCGGGCGCAATTTGGATCTTCATTTTGAACTGACTTATTCAGTGTTGTAGCATGAACAGAGTGAATTATTAGAAgagtattataaataaaacatactaGAAGCTGGAAATTGCTACATATAATCTGCATAATActtaaaagattaattttattaagaaattagaaagaaaaataaaaatataaaaacccTTGAGGTTTTGAGGTTATGCAGATGAATTATAATCAGTTTTACTACTTACAGCTAGATGGCatcataacaaaattatagatttttttagataGTAAAACGTTTATTTAACTCAGTGATTTATAGATAGcgccaaattaaaaaactataagaAATAAAGGAGGCTTTGCCAGCGCATGCATAATAACGTAACGAATATGTTTTGATTGTCATATTTTTGACAAGTGAATCAGCTGGTATTTTATTGGTtatgttaagaaaatattgaaaattttcaaattcttacaaccataattttatttatttttaggcaATGTATTATGATTTTGACCacataaatttaactaataattaGCCTAACTATGACTTTAATCGAATACTTAAGCTCACTGACGGACAACCCATATTTCGGTGCCGGTTTCGGTTTATTTGGAGTGGGCGCCGGAGCTGCAATCCTTCGGAAGGGCTATCAAACGTCCCTTGTCCTGTTTAGGAGACATTACATGATCACTCTTGAAGTGCCTTGTCGAGACAAGTCTTATCAGTGGTTACTGCAATGGATGACAAACAAAGGCGCCCGTCAAACACAGCATTTAAGCATCGAAACTAGTTTTGAGCAAAAGGATAGTGGGCACATCACAACCAAATATGACTTCATCCCTAGTATTGGGACTCACTTTTTCAAGTAAGACGGACTATTTGAAAACCacatttaattgatttaacaaGAAATAAGGTATGGGAGGACTTGGATCAAAGTAGAGAGAACTCGTGAGCAACATACTTTAGACCTTCATATGGGAGTGCCATGGGAAACTGTTCAGTTGACTGCATTTGGATGGGATAaggaagtttattttaatattttagaagaaggtaaattaatattaaagaatgCAGAATCCTATTTAATACTGTATGTTGTTAGCTAGGCAAATGGCACTAAAACAGCATGAGGGAAAAACCATAATGTATTCGGCAATGGGCAGTGAATGGCGTCAGTTTGGACACCCCAGAAAAAAGCGGCCAATTTCTTCTGTTATCTTAGACACAGGCATTAGCGAGCAGATTTTAAATGACTGTCAAGAATTCATCAGTAATCCTTCTTGGTATTCAGAAAGGGGTATTCCCTATCGCAGGGGTAAGTGAGTGCATTACTCTTTTTTAACCCTAAATAATTACACTTTATAAAGGATACTTGTTGTATGGCCCACCTGGCTGTGGCAAATCCTCATACATCACAGCTTTGGCAGGAGAGCTGGGTTTCTCAATctgtgttttaaatttatctgaaAGAGGCTTATCAGATGACAGATTAAACCATTTGCTAAGCATAGCTCCACAGCAAAGCATTATTCTTCTCGAGGATGTAGATGCAGCCTTTGTGTCTAGAGAAGACACTGAACAGCAAAAAGCGGCTTATCAAGGTTTAAATCGCGTCACTTTCAGCGGTTTATTAAATTGTCTGGATGGTGTTGCTAGCACTGAGGCCAGGATATTGTTTATGACCACTAACTATATTGAAAGGTACTGTTTCTGAGATgtttaaaaggatttttctcAAACTGAGATTGCAGGTTAGACCCAGCTTTGATTAGGCCAGGAAGAGTGGATCTTAAGGAGTACATAGGATATTGCACAAAATCGCAATTGGAGCAAATGTTTTTACGGTTTTATCCAGGAGAAAATTCAGTGCTGCAATCCCAGCTTTTTGCTGAAAAAGTGTTGGACGAGGGGAGAGACGTTAGTCCTGCTCAAATTCAGGGGTTTTTCATGTTTCACAAACAAACAAAGGCTGAGGAGGTGATTAGTGATTACAAAATGATATGGAAACTTTGatgttgcaaataaaatattctttagtATGAATGTGTCTATTTGATTTATAATAAGTTTATAGCATTTTACCGCACATTTGCGTTcaccatattttcaagaagcgcaagaaaaaataaaaatcaacgtGTCTGGGGATTTTGGCCGTATATATTCGACATATTAGTTATATGAACtattccatccaaaacttccacattGTATATGTGCGTGCAGAGGTTTTATTACATGCTAATATTTGTTGAACTTATTAAGGACAACAGAGTTAATACACTTGTGCTAGTAGGAAAATTATTGTACCTAACACGTGTCAAAGACTACTTTCCGCACTTGTTAGGTAGGTGATTGTCAACATAATACAAGAACATTCTTACAAACaagatatttcattatttatttacccaGAAAGAGTTGTAGGATTCAAAATTCTatcaataatttcatttaaaacctCGACGATTTCTTCCATAGGATCCATAGCCACTTTCTtaacaatattcaaaattaaattatggaaGATTGTAGAGAACACTGTGGTCATGGCATTGGTAATCCAGTCAACCAGGCTATTACccttaaacttcaattttataGTTCTGTAaagcaaaaacataaaatttgccTTAAAATCCCCGTTTTTCCCTCTTACCCAGTATGTTTAAAATCAAGACCGTCTATGACAATATGATAAGCATTCAAGTCACAGCCGAGCTTCATATGCACTTTAAGATTCTTGACATCAGCAATAACATGCCCGGAGATGCTAATTAGAGGCACTTTAGTGTGGTATTTGTAAGTCAGGTGTATATCTTGCCATGTCAAGATAAACTCGATATCGAGTTTCTTTGCGTCGTGATCATACGACAGCGTTACGTCCTCGTAACGTTCAATTGTGGCCAGATTAGTCAAATTACCCTCGGTTAAATGAGAAGTTCCAATTTTAAGCTAGAGATgacttattaatattataaaatagcTAAAAACTTATTGCCATACATCAACAGTCTCGTCTGGCACTGTTACTGGGTCCATACCAGCCTCTAAAATGATCTTATTAACTTGGGGTAAAATTAAGTCAACGAAGTCGTTCAAAGTCGCCGTATCTATGTCTTGAAGTCTGAAACTCTTAAGctgataaaattattcaaaacccTCATAGGTTACTTACGTATCAAGATCTATGTCAGGaagctttaaaattacatCTTTAAGCTCATCTATAATGGCCAGTTTTATTTGGGTGCTAGCTAGTAAATCGGGTTCAATTTGTATGAGCTTGTAGGCCAAAGAGGCACACAAGAGCAGGGACACTACGTAAAGATACTTCATTTCGCAACTATTATGTGCGTTTTGAGTAGTAGACCCAGCTTTAAATAACAGTCAAAGAATCTTATCTCTCGAGAGGACTCAGGTcagctgtttttttttaaaccacggagaatgattt
Proteins encoded in this window:
- the LOC136416968 gene encoding O-glucosyltransferase rumi homolog isoform X1 — its product is MQIICSNFQLLVCFIYNTLLIIHSVHATTLNKSVQNEDPNCAREKLNKYTKEANVKYKKYLNLIQDAKHMYKPCNTNHCNCHAPVISQDFRMFKKGISESLIQNVKTKGTKYQIIDHKLYRERNCMFPSRCNGVEHFLLESISEMPNMEFIVNTRDWPQIHKNYGFSGPVFSFSKTPEYNDIMYPAWAFWEGGPAISLYPQGIGRWDIHREKLGSLGNKTKWEDKQLKGFFRGSRTCSERDALVLLSRENPELVDAQYTKNQAWKSDADTLQAAPAPEVSFEAHCQYKYLFNFRGVAASFRFKHILLCKSVVFHVGDEWQEFFYAALKPWIHYIPVDSKASKEEIRDLLEFAMNYDDVVKEIAENGYNLIWNHLKMKDVSCYWRKLLRKYASLLTYKPVRDENLIEIKG
- the LOC136417049 gene encoding uncharacterized protein produces the protein MKYLYVVSLLLCASLAYKLIQIEPDLLASTQIKLAIIDELKDVILKLPDIDLDTLQDIDTATLNDFVDLILPQVNKIILEAGMDPVTVPDETVDLKIGTSHLTEGNLTNLATIERYEDVTLSYDHDAKKLDIEFILTWQDIHLTYKYHTKVPLISISGHVIADVKNLKVHMKLGCDLNAYHIVIDGLDFKHTGTIKLKFKGNSLVDWITNAMTTVFSTIFHNLILNIVKKVAMDPMEEIVEVLNEIIDRILNPTTLSG
- the LOC136416968 gene encoding O-glucosyltransferase rumi homolog isoform X2 → MQIICSNFQLLVCFIYNTLLIIHSVHATTLNKSVQNEDPNCAREKLNKYTKANVKYKKYLNLIQDAKHMYKPCNTNHCNCHAPVISQDFRMFKKGISESLIQNVKTKGTKYQIIDHKLYRERNCMFPSRCNGVEHFLLESISEMPNMEFIVNTRDWPQIHKNYGFSGPVFSFSKTPEYNDIMYPAWAFWEGGPAISLYPQGIGRWDIHREKLGSLGNKTKWEDKQLKGFFRGSRTCSERDALVLLSRENPELVDAQYTKNQAWKSDADTLQAAPAPEVSFEAHCQYKYLFNFRGVAASFRFKHILLCKSVVFHVGDEWQEFFYAALKPWIHYIPVDSKASKEEIRDLLEFAMNYDDVVKEIAENGYNLIWNHLKMKDVSCYWRKLLRKYASLLTYKPVRDENLIEIKG
- the Bcs1 gene encoding mitochondrial chaperone BCS1 — encoded protein: MTLIEYLSSLTDNPYFGAGFGLFGVGAGAAILRKGYQTSLVLFRRHYMITLEVPCRDKSYQWLLQWMTNKGARQTQHLSIETSFEQKDSGHITTKYDFIPSIGTHFFKYGRTWIKVERTREQHTLDLHMGVPWETVQLTAFGWDKEVYFNILEEARQMALKQHEGKTIMYSAMGSEWRQFGHPRKKRPISSVILDTGISEQILNDCQEFISNPSWYSERGIPYRRGYLLYGPPGCGKSSYITALAGELGFSICVLNLSERGLSDDRLNHLLSIAPQQSIILLEDVDAAFVSREDTEQQKAAYQGLNRVTFSGLLNCLDGVASTEARILFMTTNYIERLDPALIRPGRVDLKEYIGYCTKSQLEQMFLRFYPGENSVLQSQLFAEKVLDEGRDVSPAQIQGFFMFHKQTKAEEVISDYKMIWKL
- the Gmppb gene encoding mannose-1-phosphate guanyltransferase beta — translated: MGSHEGMRALILVGGYGTRLRPLTLSRPKPLVEFANKPILLHQVEALVKVGVTEVILAVSYRAEQMEQELAEEAEKLGVKMVFSHETEPLGTAGPIALAGDYLKKSNKPFFVLNSDIICDFPFQKLIDFHKAHGKEGTIVVTKVEEPSKYGVVVYDDKKCIESFIEKPQEFISNKINAGLYVLNPSVIDRIELRPTSIEKEVFPSMAKDKELYAFDLEGFWMDVGQPKDFLTGMCLYLKHLRSIEPDKLYNGPGVIGNVLVHHTAKIGKSCQIGPNVTIGPGVVIEDGVCIKRTTILRDAIIKSNTWLESCIVGWKCTVGQWVRMEGITVLGEDVIVKDETYINGGQVLPHKNIGDSVRMPQIIM